One Pseudomonas sp. MH9.2 DNA segment encodes these proteins:
- a CDS encoding SulP family inorganic anion transporter gives MGWLNRHKFLPFLEWLPRQTRASVGRDAVVGLSGAILALPQSIAYALIAGLPPEYGLYAAIVPVLIACLWGSSWHLICGPTAAISIVLYASISPMAAPGSQDYITLILLLTFLAGIFQWLLGLLRFGAVVNFVSHSVVLGFTLGAAVVIALGQLPNLFGLELSGQTTALRSLMTLLEHRGEIDHPSLMLGAITLGLGAFLKYLVPRWPTLLITLVAGSVLVWLWPAMFGHVKLVSAFVGHLPPFSALPLDLELALKLLPSAVAVGMLGLVTSLSIARSLSARSQQLLNANQELRAQGLSNMVGALFSGYLSSGSFTRSGLSYEGGARSPLAGVFSALWVALFAVAGASLIAHIPIPSMAASILLICWGLVDHRGIRSLFRVSHPEFLVMALTCLATLLLELQTAIYAGVLASLFFYLKRTSQPRVQQWRDGDDDILRVGGSIFFGASHYLQVILQRSKGPRVVIDAQHINFIDYSGVEMLHQEARRLRAHGRSLTLRRARPQVIEELRKLEGPEKCPILFED, from the coding sequence ATGGGTTGGCTCAATCGCCACAAATTTTTGCCGTTCCTCGAATGGCTGCCCCGGCAGACCCGCGCCAGCGTCGGTCGTGATGCCGTGGTGGGGCTGAGCGGAGCGATTCTAGCGCTGCCGCAATCCATCGCTTACGCCCTGATCGCCGGCTTGCCGCCTGAATACGGTCTGTACGCGGCCATCGTTCCGGTGCTGATCGCCTGCCTGTGGGGCTCGTCGTGGCACTTGATCTGCGGCCCCACCGCGGCGATCTCTATCGTGCTGTACGCCAGCATCAGTCCCATGGCGGCTCCGGGCAGCCAGGACTACATCACCTTGATCCTGTTGCTAACCTTTCTCGCCGGGATCTTTCAATGGCTGCTGGGGCTGCTGCGCTTTGGCGCTGTGGTGAACTTCGTTTCACATTCGGTGGTGCTGGGCTTTACCTTGGGCGCCGCCGTGGTGATTGCGTTGGGGCAACTGCCTAATTTGTTCGGCCTGGAACTCAGCGGCCAGACTACCGCGCTTCGAAGCCTGATGACGCTGCTTGAGCATCGGGGCGAGATCGACCACCCCTCGTTGATGCTAGGCGCCATAACCCTGGGCCTGGGCGCGTTTCTGAAATACCTGGTGCCCCGTTGGCCGACGCTACTGATCACCCTGGTGGCCGGGAGTGTGTTGGTCTGGCTGTGGCCCGCGATGTTCGGCCACGTTAAGTTGGTCAGCGCCTTCGTTGGGCATTTGCCGCCGTTCAGTGCATTACCACTGGACCTGGAGCTGGCTCTGAAACTCCTGCCCAGTGCCGTGGCAGTAGGCATGCTCGGGCTGGTCACCAGCTTGTCGATTGCCCGCTCGCTGTCCGCACGCTCGCAACAATTGCTCAACGCCAATCAAGAACTTCGCGCCCAAGGCCTGTCCAACATGGTGGGCGCCTTGTTCTCGGGCTATCTGTCCTCCGGCTCCTTTACTCGATCAGGCCTGAGTTACGAAGGCGGCGCTCGCTCGCCATTGGCCGGGGTATTTTCGGCGCTGTGGGTGGCGTTGTTCGCGGTGGCCGGGGCGTCGTTGATCGCACACATCCCGATCCCGAGCATGGCAGCATCGATCCTGTTGATCTGCTGGGGATTGGTCGACCATCGCGGCATTCGCTCGCTGTTCCGCGTCAGTCATCCAGAGTTCCTGGTGATGGCACTGACCTGCCTGGCGACCCTGTTGCTGGAGCTGCAAACGGCGATTTACGCGGGCGTGCTGGCGTCGCTGTTCTTCTACCTCAAGCGCACCTCACAACCACGGGTCCAGCAGTGGCGCGATGGCGACGACGATATCCTGCGGGTCGGCGGCTCGATCTTTTTCGGCGCCAGCCATTACCTGCAAGTCATTCTGCAACGCAGTAAGGGGCCGCGCGTGGTGATCGATGCGCAACACATCAACTTCATCGATTATTCAGGCGTTGAAATGCTCCATCAGGAAGCCCGCCGCCTGCGTGCCCATGGCCGCAGCCTGACCCTCAGGCGCGCCCGGCCCCAAGTGATCGAGGAACTGCGCAAGCTCGAAGGACCAGAGAAATGCCCGATTCTGTTCGAGGATTAA
- a CDS encoding NAD(P)-binding oxidoreductase yields MKNAETPVLKLVLYGAISSFGSALMAEFLRRQHEVIAILDDLNALAPRPGLRTKVGNLFDAERVSQSVAGCSAVICLLDAHVLPVGSGETRPAITPGPVDQISATQNLIQGMQRMGIKRLVLAGNFAVLDEAPETDEQQRNAAETIVELLRDSDLDWTLVNAPQGVLGLSIEHFSQISDTLEPGLAEPLERLARVAAGIADELLLNLHVREHVNFVC; encoded by the coding sequence ATGAAGAATGCCGAAACTCCGGTTCTGAAACTGGTTTTGTACGGTGCCATCAGCAGTTTTGGCAGCGCCTTGATGGCAGAATTCCTGCGGCGCCAGCATGAAGTCATCGCCATTCTCGATGATTTGAACGCCTTGGCGCCGCGTCCGGGATTGCGCACCAAAGTCGGCAACCTGTTCGACGCCGAGCGCGTCAGTCAAAGCGTAGCTGGCTGCTCGGCGGTCATTTGCCTGCTGGACGCCCACGTATTGCCCGTGGGCAGCGGTGAAACGCGACCCGCGATAACGCCGGGGCCAGTAGATCAAATCAGCGCCACCCAGAACTTGATCCAAGGCATGCAACGCATGGGTATCAAGCGACTGGTGCTGGCGGGCAACTTCGCCGTGCTTGACGAGGCGCCTGAAACTGACGAGCAACAGCGAAATGCGGCGGAAACCATCGTCGAGTTATTGCGCGACAGTGACCTGGACTGGACGTTGGTCAACGCTCCCCAAGGCGTACTCGGGCTGAGCATCGAGCACTTTAGCCAGATCAGCGACACCCTTGAACCGGGCCTGGCCGAACCCCTGGAGCGGCTGGCTCGAGTGGCCGCAGGCATCGCGGATGAATTGCTCTTGAACCTGCATGTGCGAGAGCACGTGAATTTTGTGTGCTAA
- the trpA gene encoding tryptophan synthase subunit alpha, which produces MSRLEQRFAELKTEGRAALVTFVTAGDPGYDASLAILKGLPAAGADVIELGMPFTDPMADGVAIQLATLRALDAGQTLAKTLKMVGEFRVNDQTTPIVLMGYYNPIHRFGVEAFVAQAKEVGVDGLIIVDLPPEHDTELATPAQAAGIDFIRLTTPTTDDARLPRVLERSSGFVYYVSVAGVTGAGSATSDQVKTAIERLRRHTDLPISVGFGIRTPEQAAAIARLADGVVVGSALVDKIATAASPKQAIDDVLSLCSALAEGVRKARVK; this is translated from the coding sequence ATGAGCCGCCTGGAACAACGCTTTGCCGAGCTGAAAACCGAAGGCCGTGCGGCACTGGTGACCTTCGTCACCGCCGGCGACCCTGGCTACGATGCATCGCTGGCCATTCTTAAAGGCCTGCCAGCAGCGGGTGCCGATGTGATTGAGTTGGGCATGCCGTTCACCGATCCAATGGCCGACGGCGTGGCGATCCAGCTGGCGACCCTGCGCGCACTGGACGCTGGGCAGACACTGGCGAAAACCCTGAAAATGGTTGGCGAATTCCGCGTCAATGACCAGACCACCCCGATCGTGCTGATGGGTTACTACAACCCGATCCACCGCTTTGGCGTCGAAGCGTTCGTCGCTCAAGCCAAAGAAGTCGGGGTCGACGGTTTGATCATCGTCGACCTGCCACCAGAGCATGACACCGAACTGGCAACCCCGGCCCAGGCCGCAGGCATCGATTTCATTCGCCTGACCACACCGACCACCGATGACGCGCGCCTGCCACGCGTGCTGGAACGCAGCTCCGGCTTCGTTTACTACGTGTCGGTCGCGGGTGTCACCGGGGCCGGTTCCGCGACCTCGGATCAAGTTAAAACCGCCATCGAACGTCTGCGTCGCCACACCGATCTGCCAATCAGCGTCGGTTTCGGTATCCGTACTCCAGAGCAGGCGGCCGCGATTGCCAGACTGGCTGACGGCGTTGTAGTGGGTTCGGCACTGGTGGACAAGATCGCCACCGCCGCGTCACCGAAGCAGGCAATCGACGACGTGTTGAGCCTGTGCTCGGCCTTGGCCGAAGGCGTGCGCAAGGCCCGTGTCAAGTAA
- a CDS encoding DUF883 family protein, with protein sequence MANTSLRKASLQSMEAEIESLLKSLESLKSDASEESHKTLKALKANAESALSHSRHLLSDVYEDVKEKTRETGVATRDYAQEHPWTTAGVAVGAVGLLAAYLLCKRTH encoded by the coding sequence ATGGCCAACACTTCTTTACGTAAAGCCTCGTTGCAAAGCATGGAAGCCGAGATCGAAAGCCTTCTCAAGTCCCTTGAGAGCCTTAAGTCCGACGCCTCGGAAGAGTCGCACAAAACCCTGAAAGCCTTGAAAGCCAACGCCGAAAGCGCACTGAGCCATTCACGCCACCTGCTCAGTGATGTGTATGAAGACGTCAAGGAAAAGACCCGCGAAACCGGTGTCGCTACCCGTGATTACGCTCAAGAACACCCGTGGACCACCGCAGGTGTGGCCGTAGGCGCTGTCGGTCTGCTGGCAGCTTACCTATTGTGCAAACGCACTCACTGA
- the betC gene encoding choline-sulfatase: MKRKNILFIMADQMAAPMLPFYASSPIKMPNLSHLAAEGVVFDAAYCNSPLCAPSRFTLVSGQLPSKIGAYDNAADFPADVPTYAHYLRRLGYKTALSGKMHFCGPDQLHGYEERLTSDIYPADYGWSVNWDEPDVRPSWYHNMSSVLQAGPCVRTNQLDFDEEVVFKAQQYLFDHIREEGDQPFCLTVSMTHPHDPYTIPKTFWDMYRDEDIPLPRPHADQAGQDPHSQRLLKVYDLWDKPMPVDKIRDARRAYFGACSYIDSNVGKLLQTLEDTGLADDTIIVFSGDHGDMLGERGLWYKMHWFEMSARVPLLVYAPGQFTAGRVSAAVSTADLLPTFVALAEGELEAGLPLDGRSLVPHLRGEPGHDEVFGEYMAEGTIGPLMMIRRGAYKFIYSEQDPCLLFDVNNDPQEREELSQSPAHQQLFADFLAEARAKWDIPAIHQQVLASQRRRRFVAQSLAIGKLKSWDHQPLVDASQQYMRNHIDLDDLERKARYPQP, encoded by the coding sequence ATGAAGCGCAAGAACATTCTTTTCATCATGGCCGATCAAATGGCCGCGCCGATGTTGCCGTTTTACGCCTCATCTCCTATCAAAATGCCCAATCTGAGCCACCTCGCCGCCGAAGGCGTGGTATTCGATGCTGCCTATTGCAACAGTCCGCTGTGCGCGCCCTCGCGTTTCACCCTGGTCAGCGGCCAACTGCCGAGCAAGATCGGCGCCTATGACAACGCCGCTGATTTCCCGGCCGATGTACCGACCTATGCCCATTACCTGCGTCGCCTCGGCTATAAGACCGCGCTGTCCGGCAAGATGCACTTTTGCGGGCCGGACCAGTTACACGGCTATGAAGAACGCCTGACCAGCGACATTTACCCGGCTGACTATGGCTGGTCAGTGAACTGGGACGAGCCGGATGTGCGGCCAAGCTGGTATCACAACATGTCGTCGGTGCTGCAAGCCGGTCCCTGCGTGCGCACCAATCAGCTGGATTTCGACGAAGAGGTGGTGTTCAAGGCCCAGCAATATTTGTTCGATCACATCCGCGAAGAGGGTGATCAGCCGTTCTGCCTGACCGTGTCCATGACCCACCCTCACGACCCGTACACCATCCCGAAAACCTTCTGGGACATGTACCGCGACGAAGACATCCCGCTGCCGCGACCGCATGCCGATCAAGCCGGGCAAGACCCGCACTCGCAACGTCTGCTCAAGGTCTACGACCTGTGGGACAAGCCGATGCCTGTGGATAAGATTCGCGATGCGCGCCGCGCCTATTTCGGGGCGTGCAGTTACATCGATAGCAATGTCGGCAAGCTCCTGCAAACCCTCGAAGACACCGGTCTGGCCGACGACACCATTATCGTGTTCTCGGGCGACCACGGCGACATGCTGGGCGAGCGCGGCCTCTGGTACAAAATGCACTGGTTCGAGATGTCAGCCCGCGTACCACTGCTGGTCTACGCGCCGGGGCAGTTCACGGCGGGTCGGGTCAGCGCTGCGGTGTCCACCGCCGACTTACTGCCAACCTTCGTTGCGCTGGCCGAGGGCGAACTGGAAGCCGGCCTGCCGTTAGACGGTCGCTCACTGGTCCCCCATTTGCGGGGTGAGCCGGGGCATGACGAAGTGTTTGGCGAATACATGGCCGAAGGCACGATCGGTCCGTTGATGATGATTCGACGTGGCGCCTATAAATTCATCTATTCGGAACAGGACCCTTGCCTGCTGTTTGATGTGAACAATGATCCGCAAGAACGCGAAGAGCTGAGCCAGTCACCGGCGCATCAGCAACTGTTCGCTGATTTTCTGGCCGAAGCACGGGCCAAGTGGGACATACCGGCGATCCACCAACAAGTGCTCGCCAGTCAACGTCGGCGGCGCTTTGTCGCGCAGTCGTTGGCCATCGGCAAGCTGAAGAGCTGGGATCACCAGCCGCTGGTAGACGCCAGTCAGCAATACATGCGTAACCACATCGACCTTGATGACTTGGAACGCAAAGCACGTTATCCACAACCCTAA
- a CDS encoding LysR family transcriptional regulator yields the protein MSRDLPPLNALRAFEAAARLNSVSQAAEQLHVTHGAVSRQLKVLEEHLGLALFVKDGRGLKLTDAGIRLRDASAEAFERLRTVCAELTHDKADAPFVLGCSGSLLARWFIPRLGRLNAELPDLRLHLSAGEGDLDPRRPGLDALLIFAEPPWPADMQVYELASERIGPVLSPRFARFEHLRQAPAQALLSEALLQTTSRPQAWPLWAQQNGIEPAALHYGQGFEHLYYLLEAAVAGLGIAIAPEPLVADDLRAGRLAAPWGFSETPAQLALWVPKRAADGRAQQLAQWLKTELERAASG from the coding sequence ATGAGCCGCGATCTCCCTCCCCTCAACGCCCTGCGCGCTTTCGAAGCGGCGGCGCGCTTGAACAGCGTCAGTCAGGCTGCCGAGCAGCTGCACGTCACCCACGGGGCGGTCAGTCGCCAGCTTAAAGTGCTTGAAGAGCATCTGGGGCTGGCCTTGTTCGTCAAGGATGGGCGCGGCCTTAAACTCACAGATGCCGGCATTCGTTTGCGTGATGCCAGTGCCGAGGCGTTTGAGCGGTTGCGTACCGTGTGTGCGGAGCTGACCCACGATAAGGCTGATGCGCCTTTCGTTCTCGGCTGTTCGGGCAGCCTGCTGGCACGCTGGTTTATCCCGCGCCTGGGCCGACTGAATGCCGAACTGCCGGATCTTCGTCTGCACTTGTCGGCGGGCGAAGGCGATCTAGACCCGCGTCGACCGGGTCTGGACGCGTTGCTGATCTTCGCCGAGCCACCATGGCCTGCGGACATGCAGGTCTATGAACTGGCCAGCGAGCGTATTGGCCCGGTCCTCAGCCCACGGTTTGCGCGTTTCGAGCACCTGCGCCAGGCACCAGCTCAAGCGCTGCTGAGTGAGGCATTGCTGCAAACGACGTCGCGTCCGCAAGCCTGGCCTCTTTGGGCACAACAAAACGGCATCGAGCCTGCTGCCTTGCATTACGGGCAGGGTTTCGAGCATTTGTATTATTTGCTGGAGGCAGCCGTCGCCGGGCTGGGCATCGCCATTGCCCCGGAACCCCTGGTCGCCGATGATTTGCGCGCCGGACGCCTGGCTGCGCCTTGGGGTTTCAGTGAAACCCCGGCGCAGCTGGCGTTATGGGTACCTAAACGCGCCGCAGACGGGCGTGCTCAGCAGTTGGCGCAGTGGCTCAAGACTGAGCTTGAGCGTGCTGCCAGCGGCTGA
- the trpB gene encoding tryptophan synthase subunit beta — protein MTQTNFSSGPDANGLFGSFGGRYVAETLMPLVLDLNREYEAAKIDPEFIEQLAYFQRDYIGRPNPLYFAERLTEYCGGAKIYFKREELNHTGAHKINNCIGQVLLAKRMGKKRLIAETGAGMHGVATATVAARFGLPCVIYMGATDIERQQANVFRMRLLGAEIVPVTSGTGTLKDAMNEALRDWVTNVDDTFYMIGTVAGPHPYPAMVRDFQSIIGKETKVQLQEKEGRLPDSLIACVGGGSNAMGLFHSFLNDASVKLIGVEAGGHGVHTGKHAASLNGGVPGVLHGNRTYLLQDADGQITDAHSISAGLDYPGIGPEHAYLHEVKRVEYVSITDDEALEAFHHCCLLEGIIPALETAHALAEAMKRASNLRDDHLMVVCLSGRGDKDMQTVMDHMAADAKTQEKLV, from the coding sequence ATGACCCAGACTAACTTCAGCAGCGGCCCTGATGCCAATGGCCTGTTTGGCTCATTCGGCGGCCGCTACGTGGCTGAAACCTTGATGCCACTGGTACTCGACCTGAACCGCGAGTACGAAGCCGCCAAGATTGATCCTGAATTCATCGAGCAACTGGCCTATTTCCAGCGCGACTACATCGGCCGTCCAAACCCGCTGTATTTCGCGGAACGCCTGACCGAGTATTGCGGCGGCGCGAAAATCTACTTCAAGCGCGAAGAGCTGAACCACACCGGCGCGCACAAGATCAACAACTGTATTGGCCAGGTGTTGCTGGCCAAGCGCATGGGCAAGAAACGCCTGATCGCTGAAACCGGTGCTGGCATGCATGGCGTGGCTACCGCCACCGTCGCTGCCCGCTTCGGTCTGCCGTGCGTGATCTATATGGGCGCCACCGACATCGAGCGTCAACAGGCCAACGTGTTCCGCATGAGGCTGTTGGGCGCGGAAATCGTCCCGGTCACCTCCGGCACCGGCACCCTGAAAGACGCCATGAACGAAGCCCTTCGCGACTGGGTGACCAATGTCGACGACACCTTCTACATGATCGGTACCGTGGCTGGTCCACACCCGTACCCGGCGATGGTGCGCGACTTTCAGTCGATCATCGGCAAAGAAACCAAAGTACAACTGCAGGAAAAAGAGGGCCGCCTGCCAGACAGCCTTATCGCATGTGTCGGTGGCGGTTCCAACGCCATGGGCCTGTTCCACTCGTTCCTCAATGATGCCAGCGTCAAACTCATCGGCGTCGAAGCCGGTGGTCACGGGGTTCATACCGGCAAGCACGCCGCCAGCCTGAACGGCGGTGTTCCCGGCGTATTGCACGGCAATCGCACCTATCTGCTCCAGGATGCCGACGGCCAGATCACCGACGCGCACTCGATTTCAGCTGGCCTGGATTACCCTGGCATTGGCCCTGAGCACGCTTACCTGCATGAAGTGAAGCGCGTTGAGTACGTCAGCATCACGGATGACGAAGCCCTCGAAGCCTTCCACCACTGCTGCCTCCTGGAGGGCATCATCCCCGCTCTGGAGACCGCGCACGCCTTGGCCGAAGCCATGAAACGTGCAAGCAACCTGCGCGATGACCACTTGATGGTGGTCTGCCTCTCGGGCCGTGGCGATAAAGACATGCAAACCGTGATGGACCATATGGCCGCCGATGCCAAGACTCAGGAGAAACTGGTATGA
- a CDS encoding anti-virulence regulator CigR family protein, producing the protein MKLPTRLIAGLGILMISASPLLHADERDQRGGQDGGRQGENHQGNGNQENRGHDERNDRRDDHGPRRPPENFDEARRSFHDHREFIGRGQPLPPGFRIERGRPLPYGYGERLDPRAIEQLPRYDGYEWRRVGPDIVLIALTTGVIYTILEGVLN; encoded by the coding sequence ATGAAACTGCCAACCCGTTTGATTGCAGGCCTGGGTATCTTGATGATCAGTGCCAGCCCGTTGTTGCATGCCGATGAACGCGATCAGCGTGGCGGCCAGGATGGCGGCCGTCAGGGCGAAAATCACCAAGGCAATGGCAACCAGGAAAATCGCGGCCACGATGAGCGCAATGATCGTCGTGACGATCATGGCCCACGTCGCCCGCCAGAAAATTTTGACGAGGCGCGACGGTCCTTTCATGATCACCGCGAATTCATCGGTCGTGGCCAACCTCTGCCTCCAGGCTTCCGTATTGAGCGCGGCCGTCCACTGCCCTACGGCTACGGCGAGCGCCTGGACCCGCGCGCGATTGAGCAATTGCCGCGTTACGACGGTTACGAATGGCGTCGAGTGGGCCCCGACATAGTGTTGATCGCGCTGACCACCGGGGTGATCTACACCATCCTTGAGGGCGTGCTGAACTGA
- the choX gene encoding choline ABC transporter substrate-binding protein, whose translation MMKLSTTLAVGFMALGSVSAYAEQSCSTVKMADPGWSDIAATNAIASVLLDGMGYKAKVDTLAVPIAYGGLKDGQVDVFLGNWMPAQQGFYDKFVANGDVTQLAKNLDGTEFTLAVPDYVWDAGVHNFADLNKFADKFGKKLYGIGSGAPANLSLQSIIKKNEFDLGQWKLVESSEQAMLAEVSRNVKKQSFVVFLGWTPHPMNVQLKMHYLKGGEAYFGDTGSVYTLTRKGYSQACPNVGKLLTNLSFTQEMENSIMAEVVNKKITNTEAAKAWIKANPAVLDKWLDGVKTLDEKDALTAVKATL comes from the coding sequence ATGATGAAGTTATCCACAACACTTGCGGTCGGTTTCATGGCATTGGGCAGCGTTTCCGCTTATGCCGAGCAGAGTTGCAGCACGGTAAAAATGGCGGATCCGGGCTGGAGCGATATCGCCGCGACCAACGCCATCGCCAGCGTCTTGCTGGACGGCATGGGTTACAAGGCCAAGGTCGACACGCTCGCGGTACCGATTGCATACGGTGGGCTCAAGGATGGCCAGGTGGATGTCTTCCTCGGCAACTGGATGCCTGCGCAACAAGGCTTTTACGACAAGTTCGTGGCCAATGGCGATGTCACACAGTTGGCCAAGAACCTGGACGGCACCGAATTCACCCTCGCCGTGCCGGACTATGTCTGGGACGCGGGTGTGCATAACTTTGCCGACCTGAACAAGTTTGCCGACAAGTTCGGCAAGAAGCTGTATGGCATCGGCTCCGGCGCACCGGCCAACCTGTCGCTGCAATCGATCATCAAAAAGAACGAATTCGACCTGGGCCAGTGGAAACTGGTTGAGTCCAGTGAGCAGGCGATGTTGGCTGAAGTCAGTCGCAACGTGAAGAAACAAAGCTTCGTGGTGTTCCTCGGCTGGACCCCGCACCCGATGAACGTGCAGCTGAAAATGCACTACCTCAAAGGTGGCGAGGCTTATTTCGGTGACACCGGCAGCGTTTATACCCTGACCCGCAAGGGCTACAGCCAGGCCTGTCCGAACGTAGGCAAGTTGCTGACCAACCTGAGCTTCACCCAGGAAATGGAGAACAGCATCATGGCCGAGGTGGTTAACAAGAAAATCACCAACACTGAAGCGGCCAAGGCCTGGATCAAAGCCAACCCGGCAGTCCTGGATAAATGGCTCGACGGGGTGAAAACCCTCGACGAGAAGGATGCACTGACGGCGGTAAAAGCCACGCTTTAA
- the aroE gene encoding shikimate dehydrogenase, translating into MDRYVVFGNPIGHSKSPLIHRLFAEQTGQQLDYSTLLAPLDDFIGCAQAFFEHGQGANVTVPFKEQAFRLADSLTERAQRAGAVNTLRKGADGRLLGDNTDGAGLVRDLKVNAGVSLQGKRILLLGAGGAVRGALEPLLAEKPLAVVIANRTVEKAELLAHQFADLGPVSAAGFSWLAEPVDLIINATSASLAGELPPISPSLILPGHTVCYDMMYGKEPTPFCRWATEHGAAHVLDGLGMLAEQAAEAFYLWRGVRPDTGPVLAELRRQLASA; encoded by the coding sequence ATGGACCGCTACGTCGTTTTCGGTAACCCCATTGGTCACAGCAAATCGCCGTTGATCCATCGTCTGTTCGCCGAGCAGACCGGTCAGCAGCTCGATTACAGCACCTTGCTGGCGCCGCTGGACGATTTCATCGGCTGCGCTCAGGCGTTCTTTGAGCACGGCCAGGGCGCCAACGTCACCGTGCCGTTCAAGGAGCAGGCCTTTCGCTTGGCCGACAGCCTGACCGAGCGCGCACAGCGTGCGGGTGCCGTGAACACGTTGCGTAAGGGGGCCGATGGTCGACTGCTCGGCGATAACACCGATGGCGCGGGGTTGGTGCGGGATTTGAAGGTAAATGCCGGCGTCAGCTTGCAGGGCAAACGCATCCTTCTGCTCGGCGCGGGTGGTGCGGTACGGGGTGCGCTGGAGCCGCTGCTGGCTGAAAAACCGCTGGCGGTGGTGATCGCCAATCGCACCGTGGAAAAAGCCGAGTTGCTGGCCCATCAATTCGCCGACCTGGGGCCGGTGTCCGCCGCTGGTTTCAGTTGGCTGGCAGAGCCGGTAGACCTGATCATCAATGCCACTTCCGCCAGCCTCGCGGGTGAGCTGCCGCCGATTTCGCCAAGCCTTATTCTGCCGGGTCACACCGTCTGCTACGACATGATGTACGGCAAAGAGCCGACGCCATTCTGCCGCTGGGCCACCGAGCACGGCGCGGCCCACGTGCTGGACGGTCTGGGCATGCTCGCCGAGCAGGCTGCGGAGGCGTTCTATCTATGGCGCGGCGTTCGCCCGGATACGGGGCCTGTGCTGGCTGAGTTACGACGGCAGTTGGCCAGCGCCTGA
- a CDS encoding DOPA 4,5-dioxygenase family protein: protein MHGVEGYHAHVYFDEQTIDQARALCEEVARRFGVKMGRMHEKPVGPHPNWSCQLAFDHAQLADVVLWLALNRKGLVVLLHPLTGDDLADHTEHAIWMGAVRDLDVSMFKR, encoded by the coding sequence ATGCACGGTGTTGAGGGCTACCACGCCCACGTTTATTTCGACGAGCAGACCATCGATCAGGCCCGTGCATTGTGCGAAGAGGTTGCGCGGCGTTTTGGGGTAAAGATGGGGCGGATGCATGAAAAGCCGGTAGGTCCGCACCCAAACTGGAGCTGCCAGCTGGCGTTTGATCACGCCCAGTTGGCGGATGTGGTGCTCTGGCTGGCGCTTAATCGCAAGGGGTTGGTGGTGTTGCTGCACCCGCTGACGGGCGATGACCTGGCGGACCACACGGAGCATGCGATCTGGATGGGGGCGGTTCGGGATCTGGACGTTTCGATGTTCAAGCGGTAA
- a CDS encoding choline sulfate utilization transcriptional regulator: MYEALGDLSLDLLRAFEAAARQRSFTAAAVELGTTQPAVSQQIKRLEEQLATRLFDRIYRGIELTEAGEVLFGYVQAGLQSIEGGLNAVTAQRQHEVLQVATDFAFAAYWLMPRLHRFHQANPDVDVSLVTSERSYNMLRADVDVAVLFGDGRFKQGESRWLFSEEVFPVCSPQLLAGRSLPLPTDALLELPLLHLRGEGSSNWFDWSGVFRALNIQQAPAPGQLRFDNYTLLIQAAIAGQGVAIGWRHLVDALLEQGLLCRPIAATAISAHGYYVVLPQRKRRVQLVQQFVDWLATEQAQSGDLLAGRPLPSIAV, translated from the coding sequence ATGTATGAAGCTCTTGGTGATCTTTCACTGGATCTGCTGCGTGCTTTTGAGGCCGCCGCGAGACAGCGCAGCTTTACCGCGGCGGCTGTTGAGCTGGGCACCACGCAGCCTGCCGTCAGCCAGCAAATAAAACGCCTGGAAGAACAGCTTGCTACACGGTTGTTCGACCGCATCTATCGGGGCATCGAGCTGACAGAGGCGGGCGAGGTGCTGTTCGGTTATGTGCAAGCCGGGTTGCAGTCCATCGAGGGCGGGCTAAATGCCGTCACCGCCCAGCGCCAACATGAGGTGCTGCAGGTCGCCACGGACTTTGCGTTTGCCGCCTATTGGTTGATGCCGCGTCTGCATCGGTTTCACCAGGCCAATCCGGATGTGGACGTCAGCTTGGTCACCAGTGAGCGTAGTTACAACATGTTGCGCGCCGATGTCGACGTCGCGGTGCTGTTCGGCGATGGGCGTTTCAAGCAGGGTGAAAGCCGTTGGTTGTTCAGCGAAGAAGTGTTCCCGGTGTGCAGCCCGCAATTGCTGGCCGGGCGTTCCCTGCCCTTGCCCACTGATGCGCTGCTGGAGCTTCCACTGCTGCACTTGCGGGGCGAAGGCAGCAGCAATTGGTTCGACTGGAGCGGCGTGTTTCGTGCGCTGAATATTCAGCAGGCACCTGCCCCCGGCCAATTGCGCTTCGACAATTACACCCTGCTGATCCAGGCTGCAATTGCCGGTCAGGGCGTGGCCATCGGTTGGCGGCATCTGGTCGATGCGCTGCTGGAGCAAGGGCTGCTCTGTCGCCCCATCGCCGCCACCGCCATCTCGGCCCACGGTTATTACGTCGTACTGCCCCAGCGAAAACGGCGAGTGCAACTGGTGCAGCAATTCGTCGACTGGCTGGCGACCGAGCAGGCGCAGAGTGGGGACTTGCTGGCGGGCAGGCCGTTGCCCTCGATTGCGGTGTGA